The genomic segment GGAATCAAAGATTCCGTTTCGCTGCTTAAGCTCGTAAACGCCTATGGAAGACACTTCGTGTCTTTGAACTTTAGCCTGCGTGTCGCAGAAAAGTGCCATTGATGTAAACTAAATGAATTAGCTTAAGCTAACTTGGCTAGAAACGCCCTGCGACGGCCCTAGACGGGCCTAGTACCGGGCGCGCTATGGAAGGCTAGGCGTACGGTGGGAGGATAGGAAGTTGCCGGTTAGAAAAAAGCACTCGTTCTTTTACAGAGCGAGTGCTTTACTATTTTAAAAAAATAATTTAAATTTGTAATATTACGCTTGTGGGACATTTTCTAATCATATAAAATAAGTTACATCGCATATTATTGATGTATGCTACTTAGCGCCAATCCTCATTACACAGTATGATGGTGTTTCAATAGAATAATACCGGGCTATTGACTACGGCGTGGTTAGCAGTAACTTTTGGATTATTATAAATGCAGCAATATATTCTGCGGCTAAAGGCGGTAATGACTATTAATAGGAGGCAATATGACAACTTTAGAACAAGTACTTAAAGCTAACCGCTCTTTTGTGGATAACCTTCCACAGGCATATGATGATGCGGAAGAAGACAGCAAAAAGCCTAATAAACATCTTGCCATTTTTACATGTATGGATACCAGATTAGTAGATTTTCTCGAACCGGCACTCGGAATTAAGCGCGGAGAGGCTAAGGTAATAAAAAATGCTGGCAATTCTGTTACTGGGCCATTTGAGGCGACGATTCGAAGCTTGATAGTTGGGATTTTTGAATTGGACGTTAAGGAAGTAATGGTTATCGGCCACTATGACTGTGGTGTGGCTCACAGCACGTCACAAGGCGTTGTTGAGAAGATGCTTGCTAGAGGCATAGCACCTGAGGCTATTAAGATGGTAGAAGACGAACTGGAGGCCTGGATAGATACTTTTCACCACCCTTGGGATAATGTCGAGCATGTTGTTGACAAAATTAGAAACAATCCCTTAATTCCAATTGATGTACCAATACATGGCCTAATGTTTAACCCTAAGACCGGTGAAATTGAGGTAGTAGTCGACGGTTATCTTATGGCCAAGACGCTATAAGACTCCCTAGCTTCTTAAGTAAAGTCTTAGCACAAGTCCTGGATAAGTTCGGCTAAGCTTCAGATGAAGCTAATGCTGCATTTGAAAAAAAGTGATAGTATATAACTGCAACTGAATAGAATAATACCGGCTGATATTTCAGCCGGTATATTAAACATTATGCTTATTTAGAAGGAGATAACAGGCGCAGCATTTTTGAGCCGGTATCGCGCACACGACGCATTGGGGTTGCGCTGACTTTGATTTTAGGCTTCATATCGGTTACAGAGCCGAAGTCACCGCGTCTGATATTAGTTGTCTTTACTTTGGTAGGCTTTAAAAAGTCTTTAAGAATTGATACTGCCTTATCAGGACGACTATGATCTCCGCAAGTAAAAACGTCAACAGCTGCATACCCTAATTCCGGGTATGTGTGAATACTCATATGACTTTCAGCAAGTAAAGCTAACGCAGTCAGACCTTGCGGTTCGAATTTGTGGGAAGTAAAATCGAGAAGTGTCATTTGAGCTTCGTTGACAGCAGTTAACATAGCATTCTTGACAAAATCCATATTGTCAAGGCTTTCGAAACTACAGCCGTACATGTCTACAGTAATATGTTTGCCAATTATTTTCATCACACATCGCCCCTTTTCCAGTTCAATTATTCTGAGGCGTATACTTTTCCTCAAAAAAGTTTAAAATTCAGGACTTTTCTAACGAAAAGCGTGATTTCCCGGAAGGATTAGTAGTATTACGCCGCTTTTTATGTGTATTATACAGTTTTTCATTATAAATCGCTTGGCCCCGATTGTAAAGAGCAAAATGAAAAATGGAAATAAAATTATTGCTAATAATAGATATAGTTCACTAAATCAGCAGGAATATTGCTGATTTTAGTGAATTTTTCCAAGGGACATAATTAATGTAAAGGAGATAGGTTATGGCTACTAAACTAACTGAGCTATTAGGAATTCAATATCCAATTATACAAGGCGGTATGGCTTGGGTGTCGGACGCTAATCTGGCTGCAGCCGTATCTGAAGCCGGTGGGGCTGGTATCATAGCAGCAGGCGGCCGAACTACCGAATGGGTTAGGGATGAAATTCGCCGTGCTAAAGCACTTACCAATAAGCCTTTTGGCGTAAACGTTCAACTTATGGCTCCCAATAAGGACGAGATTGTTGAGCTTATATGTGAAGAAAATGTCAGCTTTGTTACATTAGGGGCTGGAAACCCAGTGCCTTACATCCCTAAGTTTAAGGCTGCCGGCGTAAAGGTTATTCCTGTTGTGCCAAATGCAAAGCTAGCCAAACGGGTTCAAGACAGCGGTGCAGATGCTTTGGTGGTCGAAGGTATGGAAGCCGGGGGGCATATTGGTGTTATAACGACCATGGCGCATATGACCCAAGTGGTGCCAGCAGTTGACATTCCGGTCATTGTAGCCGGTGGCTTTGCTGATGGGCGCGGTCTTGCAGCAGCTCTTATCATGGGTGCGGCTGGTGTCCAGTTCGGAACCAGATTTATGATAGCGGAAGAATGCTCTATACACCCGAATGTTAAACAAAAACTGATTGAAGCTGTAGATACCGATTCTGTTGTAACAGGACAGGTTTCCGGACATGGCGTCCGCGGACTTAAGAACAAGTTTACTGAGAAATTCCTAGCTTTAGAAAAACAATGCACACCGCAAGAAGAACTTAATCAATTAGCTGCCGGAACAAACCGTTTGGCTGCAATTGACGGTGATGTTGAGAACGGTATGGTTTTGGCTGGGCAAAGTCTTATTCCTTTAAAGAAAATTGAGCCTGCCGCAGTTATTATTGAGACAATAGTGGCGGAGGCCCGCCAAACACTTGCTAAGGCACCAAATTTAATGTAGGAAACAAAAGGAGCTATATAGCTCCTTTTTATTTTCCCTTACACATATCGTTTACCAAAGGGTGAAACAATAATTAATAATACCGGAATTTTTTTACTAATTTAGTGGCAAAGCTATTGCAAAAAGTCAAAATGTCAAATATAATAATTCTAAAGTCAAAAGGTCAAACTAAATGGTGGTGATGTTTTGGGTAATTTAGCTGATATTATTGAACAATTTATTTTAAGTAAGATGACGAACGGAAATGATGATATAGTGATCCTCCAGCGGAATGAAATTGCCGAAGAAATTGATTGTGCTCCTTCACAAGTTAGCTATGTGCTTAGTACCCGGTTTACTGTAGATCGAGGATTTATTGTCGAATCACGCCGCGGCTCGGGTGGATTTATTCGGATTGCGCGTATCCCCCTGCAAAATATTATCTTTGAAGACGCGGCTGAACAAATTTCGGAAACAACTACTATAGAAGAGATTAAATATATTACAAGACATTTGAATAAATATGGCTTTTTGACAATTAGGGAGGCAAGGTTGTTAGTCAATTTCTACGGTCTGATTTTCAAGGAAGTGGAGCCGGCTAAACGTGCCACTATGATGAAAGAATTATTGTCTTCGTTAGCTTATCTGTAAAAAGGAGGGATGCTTGGTGTTGTGTGATGAGTGTAGAAAACGTCCGGCGTGTATGCATATTACTAAAATCGTAAATAATCAAAAGGTTGAAAAGCATTTATGTGAGCAGTGTGCTTCTGAACATGGTGAAATGAAGATTTCATTTGATGATAACTTTTCGGTCCATGACTTCCTAAAAGGGATTTTTAATACTGTATATGGCGACGGCGGCCAGGTGCAAAGCGAGATAGCCTGCCCGCAATGCAGTATGACTTATCGTGATTTCAGCCGAAACGGTAAAATCGGCTGCAATGTGTGCTATGCTACTTTCGGTGAACGGTTAGTGCCATTGCTTAGACGAATTCATGGCTCTAGTGCTCATACTGGGAAAGTGCCTAAACGCAGCGGAGGAAAAATTGCTGTAAAACAGCAGCTCAAAAAGATGCGGCAAGAACTCGAACATTTCGTAGCAAGGGAAGAATATGAAGAGGCTGCAAAACTGCGTGATCAAATTCGTGTTCTTGAAAAGCAGCTGAATAGAGAAAAATAGGGGGTAAGAAGTATGTCTTTTGATGAGTTGCTTGACCAGCCGGCGGTGCCATGGATGAGCGGCAGCGGTGCTGAGGCTGATATCGCATTATCAAGCCGCATACGCCTGGCCCGCAATTTATGCAGCCTGCCATTTCCTAATCGGGCTGCCGGCGAACAATTGGCTAAGGTGGCCGATCAACTGAAGAGTACAGTAAATGTACTGAGGACGGCCGATAGCCACAACTATATGTATATTAAGATGGATCAGCTTTCAGTTTTAGAACGAAATGTTTTAGTAGAAAAACACATTGTCAGCCCGTACTATGTTGAGCACCCTGAACATCGGGCGCTCATTGTCCGGGATGATGCGGCTGTTAGTATAATGATTAATGAAGAAGATCATCTTCGTATCCAATGTATGAGATCCGGTCTTAATTTAGTAGACGCCCTGGCTTTGGCTAACCAAATAGATGACACAATTGAAGCCAAGCATGATATTGCTTTTAACGAACAAATGGGTTATTTAACAGCGTGTCCAACTAATTTAGGCACTGGGCTAAGGGCTTCTGTTATGGTCCATTTACCGGCATTGGTTATTACTCGGCAGATAAATAGGATTATTAATGCTTCTACCCAGCTTGGGCTGGCTATTCGCGGTTTATATGGCGAGGGTACGGAAGCCGCGGGTAATATTTTTCAAATTTCAAATCAATTAACATTAGGCTATACCGAACAAGGCATAATAGATAATCTGAAAAGCGTTGCCCAGCAGATTGTCGATCAGGAGCGGACAGCTAGAGCATATTTGCTGCGGCATTCATCGCAAACGCTTGCTGATAGGCTGTGGCGGGCATACGGAACGCTTAGTTACGCGCGAAGTATGAGCGGGCAGGAGGCTCTATCACTCATAAGTGAGGTGCGGCTGGGCATCGATCTTAAGATAGTCGATGAAGTTCCCGCGACAATTTTCAATGAACTACTGGTTACCACTAGACCAAATTATTTACTAAAATTTGCCGCCAGAAACGGCATTTCCGAAACTGAGCGTGATAAATTGAGAGCGCAGGTAATTCGTGAGACTATAAAACATGTTAAGGAGGGACGTTAATGTTTAGTAGATTTACAGAAAGAGCAACAAAAGTACTAATCCTGGCCCAGCAGGAAGCAGGTAAATTAGGTCATGATTATATTGGTACAGAGCACCTGTTGCTAGGGCTTATTCATGAGGGAGAAGGAGTGGCCGCCAAAGCCCTGAATTCGTTGAATATAAGTCTCGAGGCTGTACGTAGCAGAGTAGAACAAATAATTGGACGCGGCCAGTCTACTGGGCAGCAGGTAGCATATACACCACGGGCTAAAAAGGTTATTGAACTGGCAATGGATGAGGCGCGGAGTTTAGGTCACAACTATGTAGGCACTGAGCATATTATCCTAGGACTTATTCGCGAAGGTGAGGGGGTGGCAGCTCAAGTTCTCGCCAGTCTTGGCGCAGATATTAATGCTGTGCGGCAACGGGTTATTGAACTATTGGGCGGATTTGCAATGCAGGGCGGCAGTACACCTCAGCCTGCTTCCGGTCAGCACCAACAGGCTAGCGGGAGTACGCCGATGCTTGATCAGTATGGGCGCGATCTTAACAAACTAGCCCAAGCTGGCAAGATTGACCCTGTTATCGGCCGTGAGCAAGAAATTGAGCGGGTTCTTCAGATACTTAGCCGCCGTACCAAAAATAACCCTGTACTTATCGGTGAGCCCGGTGTAGGTAAAACAGCGGTAGCTGAAGGACTGGCTCAGCGGATTATTGATAACAGGGTGCCTGAGATTTTGCGCGGCAAACGAGTAATCTCGCTGAATATGGCCGGCATTGTGGCCGGCGCTAAATACCGGGGTGAATTTGAAGAACGGCTAAAAAAAATTATGGATGAAATCCGCCAAGCCGGTAATGTAATTTTGTTTCTCGATGAACTTCACACTTTGATTGGCGCAGGGGCGGCTGAAGGCGCTATTGATGCCGCCAATATCTTAAAGCCTGCTTTAGCGCGCGGTGAGCTCCAGACAATCGGTGCAACAACCCTTAATGAGTATAAAAAATATATTGAAAAGGACGCTGCCCTGGAACGGAGGTTCCAGCCGGTAATGGTCGGTGAGCCGACAGTCGAGGATGCTATCGCAATTTTGCGCGGTATTCGTGATAAATATGAAGCCTTCCATGGAGTCCAAATAACTGATGAAGCTATTACGGCTGCGGTACAGCTTTCGCATCGCTACATCAGCGACCGGTTTCTGCCGGACAAAGCAATTGACCTTATGGATGAAGCGGCGTCACGTGCCCGCTTAAGCGCCTTTTCAACTCCGCCCGATGTAACTGATATCGAGAAGCGTTTAGAAAAAATCAGGACAGAGAAAGAGGCTGCTATTAACGGTCAAGAATTTGAACAGGCCGCAAAACTGCGCGACGAAGAGCAACGGCTTCGCGAGGAACTTGAGTCTAAACAGCAGGCACGACGTCAGACTGGCGAGCGGACGGTAGTAACTGATGAGGATATTGCTCATGTTGTTGCTACCTGGACCGGAATCCCGGTTAAGAAGTTAGCTGAAGAGGAAGCTGACCGTCTGCTTAAGTTGGAAGATGTTCTTCATGAGCGGGTAGTTGGGCAGCAAGACGCTGTAAAAGCCGTAGCGAGGGCGATTAGGAGGGCGCGTGCCGGCCTAAAAGATCCCAAGCGGCCAATTGGATCGTTTATATTCCTGGGACCGACCGGCGTAGGCAAAACCGAGTTGGCGCGAGCCTTAGCGGAAGCTTTATTTGGTGACGAAGCCAATATGATTAGACTTGATATGTCAGAGTATATGGAGAAGCATACAGTATCGCGCTTGGTGGGCGCGCCTCCAGGTTATGTAGGTTATGATGAGGGCGGTCAGTTAACCGATGCTGTTCGGCGCAAGCCTTACTCGGTAATTCTGCTTGATGAGATTGAAAAGGCGCATTACGACGTCTTTAACATCCTGCTTCAAGTCCTTGAAGACGGCCGGCTTACTGACAGCCAGGGGCGGACAGTTGACTTTAAAAATACCGTAATTATTATGACGTCAAATGTTGGTGCTCAGCATCTTCGCAAAGAAACCTCAGCTATGGGCTTCTTGGCCGACACTAAGAGTGACAATGCCGAGGCTGCAAAAGAACGGGTTATGGAGGAGGTTAAGCGGACTTTCCGGCCTGAATTTGTTAATCGTGTTGACGAATTAATCGTCTTTTCCAGTCTAAATGATACTGAGCTTACGCAAATCGTAGACATTATGCTCAAAGATGTAGAAAAGCGGTTGGCTAATAGCGATATTGAGCTTGAGGTCACTGAAAAAGCTATAGCTGAGCTGCTTAAAGAAGGGCGCGATTATGCATACGGTGCAAGGCCTTTGCGGCGGGCTATTCAAAAAATGGTCGAGGACAGCATAGCCGAGATGATGTTAAGCAGGGAAGCAGGCACTGGCGACACTGTAGTGGTCGACGCCGACGAGCAGGGTAAACTTTTATTCACAAAAAAATAGATTACTAATAACTTCAGATAAATTGGCAGGAAAATCCTAATATTTAACGAAAGCACTCTACAGGTCAGTGCGCTACTGATTGTAGGGTGCTTTTTTAATATGGTGAGGTGCAGTTATCAATTGTCGAAGCTAAAGTTAAAATTTGTTTGTCAGGAATGCGGTTATGATTCGCCTAAGTGGCTGGGTAAATGCCCAAGCTGCAATATGTGGAACTGTATGGTTGAGGAGCCTGTGGTCAAAGCGGATAATAAGTCAGTAGTAACGCGCGCTTCAATTAAACCTTGCCCAATTACTGCAGTTGATACTACTGCATTACCACGACGAGCGACTGGAGTGGACGAGTTTGACCGAGTTTTAGGGGGGGGCATTGTACCGGGTGCGCTAATGCTCATCGGGGGTGACCCTGGAATCGGAAAATCGACGCTGCTCCTGCAGGTCGCGGCAGGGGTAAGTCAAAGGTATGGTACTGTTCTTTATGTATCGGGCGAAGAATCTGCCGCCCAGACAAGAATGCGGGCAGAGCGGTTGGATAAACTAAATGATAATCTTTTGATTATGACTGAAACTAATCTTGATATCATTGCCATAGAAACGGCTAATTTGAAGCCAGCGTTAGTGATAATCGATTCTATTCAAACAATGTATAGTTCGGATGTGGCTAGCGCACCCGGAACTGTAGGTCAGGTTCGGGAATCAACCGGTAAGCTTTTGCGCTTGGCAAAAGAAAGTAACATCCCAATTGCGATTATCGGTCATGTAACTAAAGAAGGTAATATTGCCGGGCCGCGGTTACTTGAACATATGGTGGACGTTGTTCTTTATTTTGAAGGTGAACGAAGTTATTCATTTCGGGTACTGAGGGCAATAAAGAACCGGTTTGGTTCAACAAATGAGAGCGGTATTTTCTCGATGGAGGAAACTGGCCTGGCTGAGGTGCAGAATCCTTCAGCGCTGCTTTTAACTGAGCGGCCTCAAAATACGCCGGGTTCAGTAGTGCTTGCTTATCTTGAAGGTGTTAGACCGCTCTTAATTGAAATTCAGGCACTGGTCAGCACAACCTGTTTTGGTATGCCGCGCCGCATGGCGGCCGGTTTCGACTATAACCGACTAATTCTATTGATGGCCGTACTCGAAAAACGGGTGGGGCTGATGCTTGGCAATCAGGATGCTTATGTTAATGCAGTGGGGGGAATTAAAATAGTAGAACCGGCAGCTGATTTGGCGGTAACCTTGGCAGTTGCATCAAGTTTTCGCAATATACCGATTGACGCTCATACTGTTGTGATGGGTGAAGTGGGTTTAACCGGCGAAGTAAGAATGGTACCGCGTATTGATATGCGTATCAGTGAGGCGGCCACTTTAGGTTTTAAAAAGTTTATAATCCCTGCCGGTAATTTAGCAGGTCTGAAAATTCGTCAGCGCGGGCTTGATATTGTAGGAGTAAGCAGTGTCGTTGAGGCAATGGAGGCAGTTTTTATATGATTTAAACCCGTGAGGAGAAATTGTGGGACGAGAGATTTATAAATACGATAAAATCAGTTGCGCCTGGAACACTGTTAAGAGAAGGACTTGAGAATATCCTGCGGGCAAAAATGGGTGCCTTAGTGTTGATTTGTAATAATCCAGCTGTTATGGAACTTGTTGACGGCGGTTTTGCCCTGAATTGCGATTATACGCCTGCTGGGTTTTATGAGCTTGCTAAAATGGATGGCGCTATTGTATTATCAAACGACGCCACGCGCGTATTATGTGCGAACGCTCAACTGGTGCCTAATTCGGCTATCATAACAAAAGAAACCGGCACACGGCACCGGACGGCTGAACGGGTAGCCAAACAAACGGGAGCGCTTGTTATTGCAATTTCGCAGCGGCGCAATCTTATTACTTTATATTTGGGGAACCTGCGTTATACGTTGAAGGATATTACAGTGATCATTAACCGCGCAAATCAGGCGCTGCAGACGCTGGAAAAATATCGCTCAGTGCTTGTTGCCGGACTTGGTACGCTGACGGCGCTTGAGTTTGATGATTTGGTATCACTTTCGGACGTTGCCGCGCTTATTATCAGAGCCGAGCAAGCCAGACGTATCACCCGCGATATTTCCCGCGATGTTATCGAATTGGGGCGGGAGGGGCGGCTTATAAGTATGCAACTGGAAGAACTGACTCCTGATAAAGATGAGGTTCAGCTTCTGGTTAAAGATTACTGTTTAAGCAGTGATCCGGAAATGTATCTTGAAGTGCGTGAGCAGCTGGCAGAACTGCCGGAAGATTCACTTGACCCCTATACGGTCTGCAGGCTACTGGGATATGGTGTTACCGCAAATGCCATTGACGTTCCGATTGCAGCAAGGGGCTATCGGATACTGCAGCTTATCCCAAGACTGCCGGTACCGGTAATTGAAAATCTTGTTATGCACTTTAAAACGCTTAAAAATATTTATAATGCGTCAATTGCCGAACTGGACGATGTTGAAGGCATCGGCGAAGTACGGGCCAAAACAATAAAAGACGGCCTACGGCGTCTGCGGGAGCAAGCGCTGATGGACCGTCGCTTTTAGCATAAAAATTACGGTGAATTGGCTTTTGGCTGATATTTATCTATCTCGATGTGTTTAATGAACCTGGCGTAGGCCCGGTTTTCTTCGATCCGGACAATCTCGTAATACTTATTTTCTTCTGAGATAACTTCATCGCCAATGCTGACGACGAGCGGCACATACATTATAGTTTGATTAGTCTGCTCATCAATGATTAGATAGTAGTCATATACCTTTTGAGGGGCTTGCTCTGGCTTTTGCTGCACTGAAAAGATATTCATAGGTAGCAAGTGCAGAAATGCCAGCGCAGCGATTATTAAGAATAAGGTAATAATACCGGTAATTAGTAGGGTACGGCGCTTGAGCACCATAATACAGCACAACCCCTTTATCAGCCTGTTCTAGAGGTATTGTAATGTTTTACTTTTTACGTCGGCCGAAGAAATTGGTAAATTCATACTTGCGGAATTTTTTCAGCTTGTTTTTTACTTCCTCCCAACTGCCAGTGCTAAGATACAAGTAAGCAAGTATACCTGCAACTAATGCTGCCAGTGTTAGAACAATATCAGTCAGATAGCTTCTAACCTGTGGCGGAGAAGACTCGGCAGCAGCTTGTCCGGCAGCTTGAGCAGTACTTTGCCCGGAACCTTGGTCGGGAGATTGACCGGCAACAGGACCGGCTTGGGCTGCTCCGTTCCGATTAGGCGCTATCAGGCTAGGGAGGACATCAGCAAAAAGCGTTATACCGCGCTCAGCAGCGGCGCGGGTATTAAATTGCGTACCGACTTCTACTAGCATGGCTCGCGGATTTAAATCCTGATTGTAGTTCCCGCGAGCGATAAATATTCCTCGGACTAAGCCTTTGTACTGCTTGTCAGCCTGCCTTTTTAATTGTCTTGCATAATTCAAGGTTGTATTATGGTTTTGATTTTGCCGGCCAACGACAAGCAGTAGCCGAGCGGTATCTTGACCATTGATTGTCGTTTTATAAACGCTAAGCGGTGCACTGTCACGATGGAGGTCAAATAAGGCTGCAGGCTGTTCCTTAAGCAACTTAGTGAAGGTACGGCGTGAACGATGGTAGGCATTAGCATCGTGCGGATCATGAAGGGTTTTGCTGTGGTTGGTGCTGTAGCCAAGCTGCTGAAGCCGTTCCGCAAAGGCACTTCCAACTTGCATAATACTACCCTTGCCGGCCATATTCGACTTACCGTCTGTTGGGATATAACTTTCATCGGTATGAGTATGGTAGATTGCTATTTTGACAGGGCTATCGACAGGGGCTTGGGCGATTCCCTGCACTACCTGTGCTTGCGCTGGAAGTGCCTCAGGTTCTATACCTAGACTTAAATCATCCCGTATAAAGCGGGCTCTGGCTAGATTGTTGTCGACAGTGAGAATTTGGTAGACGCGATTATCTTCGTTGATAAATTCATCGCCAGGACTGATATTGAGTCCTGTCTGCATTATAATAGCGCCATGCTCGTCAATAATAGTGACGTAACCCGTATGTTCTGAACTGTCATATGGCTCGGCTGAATAGGCTATAGGGCAGGGTTGGATAATGAATAAAAAGGCCAGTGCAAACGATAATAGCCAAGGCATGGCGACACCTCAATACTGTATGATGTTTTTATCATATCCGATGCACCTGGTATTTATGTAACGATATAAACGGCTTAGTCATTCCTGACAATCCCGGCAGAAATTTAGAAACCCCGGCTTGCGCTTTTGTCACCAGAATTTTAGACTTATAATTCTGGTGACAAAAAAAGCACGGTCGTTCAGACCGTGCTTGAAAAATTATAATAAATGATAGAGTCCTAATGTAGTGACTTTCTTATATTCATCATTAATCACCTGAAAAAGATTCAAACCAGACATATTGCAAAGAGCAGCTAAATAAAATATGCTATGCCCTAATTCTTTATTTAATACCTCTTTACAGTTGTCACAAGGCTCACCTGATAAGTGGGAAGACATAAAGTTTTTCAGGTCACTAAATTCGGCATCGGCAGGCACTTGCTGACGACTGGCGTTTATCTGTACACAACCGCATTCAGTTACTGCTTTGGCAAAAGCACGGTTAACGCGGGCGGAAGCCTCCTGGTACTTGGTCAGCACATCGAGAGCACTGCGATGACGAATCAAGTAATCGTCAACAGCGGACTGGAAATCCTGGCAACTTTTCTCTTGCATTTGCGTGACACCTCACTT from the Veillonellaceae bacterium genome contains:
- a CDS encoding stage II sporulation protein P is translated as MPWLLSFALAFLFIIQPCPIAYSAEPYDSSEHTGYVTIIDEHGAIIMQTGLNISPGDEFINEDNRVYQILTVDNNLARARFIRDDLSLGIEPEALPAQAQVVQGIAQAPVDSPVKIAIYHTHTDESYIPTDGKSNMAGKGSIMQVGSAFAERLQQLGYSTNHSKTLHDPHDANAYHRSRRTFTKLLKEQPAALFDLHRDSAPLSVYKTTINGQDTARLLLVVGRQNQNHNTTLNYARQLKRQADKQYKGLVRGIFIARGNYNQDLNPRAMLVEVGTQFNTRAAAERGITLFADVLPSLIAPNRNGAAQAGPVAGQSPDQGSGQSTAQAAGQAAAESSPPQVRSYLTDIVLTLAALVAGILAYLYLSTGSWEEVKNKLKKFRKYEFTNFFGRRKK
- a CDS encoding DUF1573 domain-containing protein — its product is MQEKSCQDFQSAVDDYLIRHRSALDVLTKYQEASARVNRAFAKAVTECGCVQINASRQQVPADAEFSDLKNFMSSHLSGEPCDNCKEVLNKELGHSIFYLAALCNMSGLNLFQVINDEYKKVTTLGLYHLL